In one Halorubrum sp. CBA1229 genomic region, the following are encoded:
- a CDS encoding thioredoxin family protein: MMSNTTAGGAESDGNEGVRRPTSLADADALDAFVADADAALVEFYTDGCGICASMEPVLGNVARALDVDVALINPRDDPPLVERFDVRSVPLFVLFVDGEPVARRAEGFIPGDDLTAWVDERVE, encoded by the coding sequence ATGATGAGCAATACTACGGCCGGCGGCGCTGAGTCGGATGGAAACGAGGGGGTCCGCCGTCCGACGTCTCTCGCCGACGCTGACGCCCTCGACGCGTTCGTCGCCGACGCCGACGCCGCGCTCGTCGAGTTCTACACCGACGGGTGCGGGATCTGTGCGAGCATGGAGCCCGTCCTCGGGAACGTCGCTCGCGCGCTCGACGTCGACGTCGCCCTGATAAACCCCCGCGACGATCCGCCGCTCGTCGAGCGGTTCGACGTCCGAAGCGTGCCGCTGTTCGTGCTGTTCGTGGACGGCGAACCGGTCGCGCGACGTGCGGAGGGGTTCATCCCCGGCGACGACCTCACCGCGTGGGTCGACGAACGCGTCGAGTGA
- a CDS encoding 30S ribosomal protein S17e — translation MAIKPKYIKQLGNVLLERYPDSFNTDFETNKESVTALTTVESKGVRNRIAGYVTQKKAQAAQKA, via the coding sequence ATGGCCATCAAACCCAAGTACATCAAGCAGCTCGGGAACGTCCTGCTTGAGCGGTACCCCGACTCGTTCAACACGGACTTCGAGACGAACAAGGAGAGCGTCACGGCCCTGACCACCGTCGAGTCGAAGGGCGTCCGCAACCGGATCGCCGGCTACGTCACCCAGAAGAAGGCGCAGGCGGCCCAGAAGGCCTAA
- a CDS encoding dihydropyrimidine dehydrogenase, which produces MTATDDGESPSLVAASLSGAADADWARAAASHVDAAVLGGIALDPASRAAARDLVARGRSEFLPDDPLAWIDRQLAALAGAPVRPGVNVRSATVDPVREAAAVCAEHGAVCEVNAHCRQPELRAVGCGESLLSDRDRLADYVAAAAGTGATTSVKVRAEVPDVDLVAVADAVADAGAEWLHVDAMDSEAVVGELIADEGARADLTVIANNGVRGRRTVAEYAAHGADAVSVGRPTEHPAELARVAEAVRAWRDGELSIGEPPERRREASP; this is translated from the coding sequence GTGACGGCAACCGACGATGGCGAGTCCCCCTCCCTCGTCGCCGCCAGCCTCAGCGGCGCGGCCGACGCCGACTGGGCGCGCGCCGCCGCCTCGCACGTCGACGCGGCGGTGCTGGGCGGGATCGCGCTCGACCCTGCGAGCCGGGCCGCGGCCCGCGATCTCGTCGCGCGCGGGCGCTCGGAGTTCCTCCCTGACGACCCGCTCGCGTGGATCGACCGACAGCTCGCCGCACTCGCCGGCGCGCCGGTCCGTCCCGGAGTCAACGTCCGGAGCGCGACCGTCGACCCGGTGCGCGAGGCGGCGGCGGTCTGCGCCGAGCACGGCGCCGTCTGCGAGGTCAACGCTCACTGCCGACAGCCGGAACTCCGCGCGGTCGGCTGCGGCGAGTCCCTGCTCTCCGACCGCGACCGGCTGGCCGACTACGTCGCCGCCGCGGCCGGGACCGGTGCGACGACGAGCGTGAAGGTCCGCGCCGAGGTCCCCGACGTCGACCTCGTCGCCGTCGCCGACGCGGTCGCCGACGCGGGGGCGGAGTGGCTCCACGTCGACGCGATGGACTCGGAGGCCGTCGTCGGCGAACTGATCGCGGATGAGGGAGCCCGCGCCGACCTCACCGTGATCGCCAACAACGGCGTCCGGGGCCGGCGGACGGTCGCCGAGTACGCCGCGCACGGCGCCGACGCCGTCAGCGTCGGGCGGCCGACCGAGCACCCGGCGGAGCTCGCTCGCGTCGCCGAGGCGGTTCGCGCGTGGCGCGACGGGGAGCTCTCGATCGGCGAGCCGCCTGAGCGCCGACGGGAGGCGTCGCCGTGA
- a CDS encoding HVO_2753 family zinc finger protein — translation MSESETQGTRQCVSCGIQVAGMNAARFSCPDCGTTIHRCAKCRKQSNLYECPDCGFRGP, via the coding sequence ATGAGCGAGAGTGAAACGCAGGGCACCCGGCAGTGTGTCTCCTGTGGTATCCAGGTGGCCGGCATGAACGCCGCGCGGTTCTCCTGCCCGGACTGCGGGACGACCATCCACCGGTGCGCGAAGTGCCGGAAGCAGAGCAACCTCTACGAGTGTCCCGACTGCGGCTTCCGAGGACCCTAG
- the cofD gene encoding 2-phospho-L-lactate transferase has protein sequence MVTFLAGGTGTPKLLDGATRVWDPAEVAVVANTGDDVELGGHLVCPDVDTVLFAGGGVLDRETWWGIADDTTETHAELRRLADEVGIGTQPRYLDAEAQTAGREIARWRRFSGVGEFMEIGDRDRAVHVTRTSLLDEGRTLTEAIRALADAFGLDVDLLPMSDDPVATLIHTAAGETIHFQEYWVARRGEPPVDDVEFRGADDAEPTDAVLDALADPVVIGPSNPVTSLGPMLALPEFEAALSATPVVAVSPFVGDEAFSGPAADLMAGVGRDPSTAGVAAAYPFADAFVLDTDDPTELSERHVERTDTRIDDADDAERVARACERALTAVSDAAATDAEVAE, from the coding sequence ATGGTCACGTTCCTCGCCGGCGGCACGGGGACGCCGAAGCTCCTCGACGGGGCGACCCGCGTCTGGGACCCCGCCGAGGTCGCGGTCGTCGCCAACACGGGCGACGACGTCGAGCTCGGCGGCCACCTCGTCTGCCCCGACGTCGACACCGTGCTGTTCGCCGGCGGCGGCGTCCTCGACCGCGAGACGTGGTGGGGGATCGCCGACGACACCACCGAGACCCACGCGGAGCTGCGCCGGCTCGCGGACGAGGTCGGGATCGGGACGCAGCCGCGGTACCTCGACGCCGAGGCGCAGACGGCGGGCCGCGAGATCGCCCGCTGGCGGCGCTTCTCCGGCGTCGGCGAGTTCATGGAGATCGGCGACCGCGACCGCGCGGTCCACGTCACGCGCACGAGCCTGCTCGACGAGGGCCGCACGCTCACCGAGGCGATCCGAGCGCTCGCCGACGCCTTCGGCCTCGACGTCGACCTCCTCCCGATGTCCGACGACCCGGTCGCGACGCTGATACACACCGCGGCCGGCGAGACGATCCACTTCCAGGAGTACTGGGTCGCGCGCCGCGGCGAGCCGCCGGTCGACGACGTGGAGTTCCGCGGTGCGGACGACGCCGAGCCGACCGACGCCGTGCTGGACGCCCTCGCCGACCCGGTCGTTATCGGCCCCTCAAATCCCGTGACGAGCCTCGGCCCGATGCTCGCGCTCCCCGAGTTCGAGGCGGCGCTGTCGGCGACGCCGGTCGTCGCGGTCTCGCCGTTCGTCGGCGACGAGGCCTTCTCCGGCCCGGCGGCCGACCTGATGGCCGGCGTCGGCCGCGACCCCTCGACCGCGGGCGTCGCCGCCGCGTACCCGTTTGCGGACGCGTTCGTCCTCGATACGGACGATCCGACCGAGCTCTCCGAGCGCCACGTCGAGCGCACCGACACCCGGATCGACGACGCCGACGACGCCGAGCGCGTCGCCCGAGCCTGCGAGCGCGCGCTGACAGCGGTGTCGGACGCGGCGGCGACCGACGCGGAGGTGGCGGAGTGA
- a CDS encoding Gfo/Idh/MocA family oxidoreductase: MSTRTDRLTFGVLGTAGIARDAVVPAIAASEHAVGAVASRDGDRAAAFAEAASIPRSYGSYEALLTDDELDAVYVPLPNGLHAEWTTRAADAGLHVLCEKPLAVDAAEAREVTDHCADRGVTLMEGFMYRYHPRTERVLELVERELDDVRTVTSTFRFPLYDRPDDVRLDPALAGGSLMDVGCYPVSLVRAVLGEPDRAYAHANDTRDAGVDTELAGVLEYDDGRSARVASGFDTQLVQRYRIDATNGWIAVEQAFDAPTDEPVELTYQIDGRRGVETFEPVDQYRLQVEHFADRVADDADPLTDGEAAVANMRVIDALAESGDGGDGAVDVS; the protein is encoded by the coding sequence ATGTCAACCCGGACCGATCGGCTCACCTTCGGCGTGCTCGGCACCGCGGGAATCGCTCGCGACGCGGTGGTCCCGGCGATCGCGGCGAGCGAGCACGCGGTCGGCGCGGTCGCCTCGCGAGACGGCGACCGGGCGGCGGCGTTCGCCGAAGCGGCGTCGATCCCGCGGAGCTACGGCTCTTACGAGGCGCTTTTGACGGACGACGAGCTCGACGCCGTCTACGTCCCGCTGCCGAACGGGCTCCACGCCGAGTGGACGACGCGCGCGGCCGACGCGGGGCTCCACGTACTCTGCGAGAAGCCGCTCGCGGTCGACGCCGCGGAGGCGCGCGAGGTGACCGATCACTGTGCGGACCGCGGCGTCACGCTGATGGAGGGGTTCATGTACCGGTACCACCCCCGCACCGAGCGAGTCCTCGAGCTGGTCGAGCGGGAACTGGACGACGTGCGTACGGTGACCTCGACGTTCCGGTTCCCGCTGTACGACCGACCGGACGACGTGCGCCTCGACCCGGCGCTCGCCGGCGGGTCGCTGATGGACGTCGGCTGTTACCCCGTCTCGCTCGTCAGGGCGGTCCTCGGCGAGCCCGATCGAGCGTACGCGCACGCGAACGACACCCGGGACGCCGGCGTCGACACGGAGCTCGCGGGCGTCTTGGAGTACGACGACGGCCGGTCCGCCCGAGTCGCCTCGGGATTCGACACGCAGCTCGTCCAGCGGTACCGGATCGACGCGACGAACGGCTGGATCGCGGTCGAGCAAGCGTTCGACGCGCCGACCGACGAGCCGGTGGAGCTGACCTACCAGATCGACGGCCGGCGCGGCGTCGAGACGTTCGAGCCCGTGGACCAGTACCGGCTGCAGGTGGAGCACTTCGCCGATCGCGTCGCCGACGACGCCGACCCCCTGACCGACGGGGAAGCGGCCGTCGCGAACATGCGGGTCATCGACGCGCTCGCCGAGAGCGGCGACGGCGGCGACGGCGCGGTGGACGTCTCCTGA
- a CDS encoding elongation factor 1-beta: protein MGDVAAKIKVMPNSPEVDLDDLQDRLEESLPQGAKIRGFQRDDVAFGLVALLPTVIVPDGAGGTEAVEEAFADVDGVESVAVENVGRL from the coding sequence ATGGGAGACGTCGCCGCCAAAATCAAGGTCATGCCGAACAGCCCCGAGGTCGACCTCGACGACCTGCAGGACCGACTCGAGGAGTCGCTCCCGCAGGGCGCGAAGATCCGCGGCTTCCAGCGCGACGACGTCGCGTTCGGCCTCGTCGCCCTTCTGCCGACCGTCATCGTCCCCGACGGCGCGGGCGGGACCGAGGCGGTCGAAGAGGCGTTCGCCGACGTCGACGGCGTCGAGTCCGTCGCCGTCGAGAACGTCGGCCGACTGTAG
- a CDS encoding DUF447 domain-containing protein, whose product MGRGGAADGADADGVAPDGWPVALRGVTESVVTTLGPNDRWNVAALGIHAPADPGDPVTARTYGRTRTWRNFTERGGGVVQFTTDPRTFVDAALTVREVDDPVLETADAWVEVTAEEIGSETEGDTTIRTWALDPVESAVRRERVPTINRGFGAVVDATVAASRLDVPAFDTADLLGRLAYFADVVDRCGGPAEREAFARIDEATGWRALAAAEGTERGGDGDDEP is encoded by the coding sequence GTGGGCCGCGGCGGGGCGGCCGACGGCGCCGACGCCGACGGCGTTGCGCCCGACGGCTGGCCGGTCGCGCTCCGCGGCGTCACCGAGTCGGTCGTGACGACGCTCGGCCCGAACGACCGCTGGAACGTCGCGGCGCTCGGGATCCACGCGCCGGCCGACCCCGGTGACCCCGTGACCGCGCGGACGTACGGGCGCACTCGGACGTGGCGGAACTTCACCGAGCGCGGCGGCGGGGTCGTCCAGTTCACGACCGACCCGCGCACGTTCGTCGACGCCGCGCTGACGGTCCGGGAGGTCGACGACCCCGTCCTCGAGACGGCCGACGCGTGGGTCGAGGTGACCGCCGAGGAGATCGGGAGCGAGACTGAGGGCGACACGACGATCCGGACGTGGGCGCTCGATCCCGTCGAGAGCGCGGTTCGCCGTGAGCGCGTGCCGACGATCAACCGCGGGTTCGGCGCGGTCGTCGACGCCACGGTGGCCGCCTCGCGGCTCGACGTGCCCGCGTTCGACACGGCGGACCTGCTCGGCCGGCTGGCGTACTTCGCGGACGTGGTCGACCGCTGCGGCGGTCCCGCCGAGCGCGAGGCGTTCGCCCGGATCGACGAGGCGACCGGGTGGCGGGCGCTCGCGGCGGCGGAGGGGACCGAGCGCGGGGGCGACGGCGACGACGAGCCCTGA
- a CDS encoding CbaC protein translates to MSLDRTRGGLLVAFAIFGVIVYEFRTVLDFVGVELPLIPYMAAVFALAGVLLWIVTLTGGWRTEPEGDEPA, encoded by the coding sequence ATGAGCCTCGATCGGACCCGCGGCGGGCTCCTCGTGGCGTTCGCGATCTTCGGCGTGATCGTCTACGAGTTCCGGACGGTCCTGGACTTCGTCGGCGTCGAGCTCCCGCTGATCCCCTATATGGCCGCCGTCTTCGCGCTCGCCGGCGTCCTGCTGTGGATCGTCACGCTGACCGGCGGCTGGCGGACCGAACCCGAGGGCGACGAGCCGGCGTAG
- a CDS encoding isoaspartyl peptidase/L-asparaginase, protein MRVVVHGGAGGAPDDPAPRQETLDAAAERGADAGTPLDAVEAALAPLESSPRFNAGVGGAVQSDGVVRTDAGVMTSDREIGAACSMPGVKHAASVARVVHSETPHVFVSGEHAVDLAADFDVETGVDLLTDETRARYEDEDPPRGGPREHLDWLATRFGSGSDQAGSGLENGSQGESDSGRAPDHDTVGAVASDGERFAAATSTGGRSFALAGRVGDVPQVGSGFFCTEAGGASATGAGEDIARVTLSRRAVEHLDDGIGAQAAADRAIEEFEEITGSGAGVIVLGEEGAGSAFNTDGMQTSIAYK, encoded by the coding sequence ATGCGCGTCGTCGTCCACGGCGGCGCCGGCGGCGCGCCGGACGACCCGGCGCCGAGACAGGAGACGCTCGACGCGGCGGCCGAGCGCGGCGCGGACGCCGGAACTCCCCTCGACGCCGTCGAGGCGGCGCTCGCGCCCCTCGAGTCGAGTCCCCGGTTCAACGCCGGCGTCGGCGGCGCGGTCCAGTCCGACGGCGTCGTCCGCACCGACGCCGGCGTGATGACCTCGGACCGGGAGATCGGCGCGGCCTGCTCGATGCCGGGCGTGAAGCACGCGGCGAGCGTCGCCCGCGTCGTCCACTCGGAGACGCCCCACGTCTTCGTTTCGGGCGAGCATGCGGTCGACCTCGCCGCCGACTTCGATGTCGAGACGGGCGTCGACCTGCTCACCGACGAGACGCGCGCCCGATACGAGGACGAGGACCCGCCGCGGGGCGGCCCGCGCGAGCACCTCGACTGGCTCGCGACGCGGTTCGGATCGGGCTCGGATCAGGCCGGCAGTGGGTTAGAGAACGGCTCTCAGGGGGAGAGCGATTCGGGTCGCGCGCCCGACCACGACACGGTCGGTGCCGTGGCCTCGGACGGCGAGCGGTTCGCGGCGGCGACCTCCACGGGTGGCCGGTCGTTCGCCCTCGCGGGCCGGGTCGGCGACGTGCCGCAGGTCGGCTCGGGATTCTTCTGCACCGAGGCCGGCGGCGCGAGCGCGACGGGGGCCGGCGAGGACATCGCGCGCGTCACGCTCTCGCGGCGGGCCGTGGAGCATCTCGACGACGGGATCGGCGCGCAGGCGGCGGCCGACCGGGCGATCGAGGAGTTCGAGGAGATTACGGGCTCCGGAGCCGGCGTGATCGTCCTCGGGGAGGAGGGGGCCGGGAGCGCGTTCAACACGGACGGGATGCAGACGAGTATCGCTTATAAATAG
- a CDS encoding cytochrome c oxidase subunit II, whose product MHIHAYEKLWLAASILLILLLIGSVTYGAVGPGVAMVSDSEQPIDAQGLDEDERFSEPRVEQVGDNEYAAYVVAYQFGFNPDPIVVPENSTVTFYVTSRDVIHGFEVVGTNANTMVVPGEVSEITVEVDGSKEYGLICNEYCGAGHHVMEGNVNVVSQEEFENRNSGGDDA is encoded by the coding sequence ATGCACATTCACGCCTACGAGAAACTCTGGCTCGCGGCATCGATCCTGCTGATACTGCTGCTCATCGGCTCGGTCACCTACGGCGCGGTCGGTCCCGGCGTCGCGATGGTCTCCGACAGCGAACAGCCCATCGACGCCCAGGGGCTCGACGAGGACGAGCGCTTCTCCGAGCCCCGCGTCGAACAGGTCGGGGACAACGAGTACGCCGCCTACGTCGTCGCTTACCAGTTCGGCTTCAACCCCGACCCGATCGTCGTGCCCGAAAACAGCACGGTCACGTTCTACGTCACCTCTCGCGACGTGATCCACGGCTTCGAGGTCGTCGGAACCAACGCGAACACGATGGTCGTCCCCGGCGAGGTCTCCGAGATCACGGTGGAAGTCGACGGATCGAAGGAGTACGGGCTCATCTGTAACGAGTACTGCGGCGCCGGCCACCACGTGATGGAGGGGAACGTGAACGTCGTCAGTCAAGAAGAGTTCGAAAACCGCAACAGCGGGGGTGACGACGCATGA
- a CDS encoding triphosphoribosyl-dephospho-CoA synthase, with the protein MTAVDSRARDPVDDATLALLLEVAGTPKPGNVDRRRDLDDLRFESFLGGAVGARDGLELAASDEGSVGDAFERGVAGMADRAGTNTQFGCLLLLVPLLRATVVGSPAGDVSPSGDLDPDAVDRVTRETTVGDAVAFYRAFERVDVAVADPPADAAELDVRHGSDAAPALRDRELTLRDVMAVSAAPDDPDRVPDRNAQEWVEGFPRTFRAAEWIRADEGPLTDRAARAFLGLLAAEPDTLVAASHDPETAREASARAAALLGGADDGGSTGPLDPSDVDADAVHGADLDAAEALATAFVDEGINPGTTADLTCAALYVALRRGAEVAR; encoded by the coding sequence GTGACGGCCGTCGACTCCCGCGCCCGCGATCCGGTCGACGACGCGACTCTCGCGCTCCTGCTCGAAGTCGCCGGCACCCCGAAACCGGGCAACGTCGACCGGCGGCGGGACCTGGACGACCTCCGGTTCGAGTCCTTTCTCGGCGGAGCGGTCGGCGCCCGCGACGGGCTCGAACTGGCCGCGAGCGACGAGGGGTCCGTCGGCGACGCCTTCGAGCGCGGCGTGGCGGGGATGGCCGACCGCGCGGGAACGAACACCCAGTTCGGTTGTCTGCTGCTGCTCGTCCCGCTGCTCCGCGCGACCGTCGTGGGTTCGCCCGCGGGCGACGTGTCGCCCTCGGGGGATCTCGACCCGGACGCCGTCGACCGCGTGACCCGCGAGACCACCGTCGGCGACGCGGTCGCGTTCTACCGCGCCTTCGAGCGCGTCGATGTCGCGGTCGCGGATCCGCCGGCGGACGCCGCCGAACTGGACGTGCGTCACGGGAGCGACGCGGCGCCGGCGCTCCGCGACCGGGAGCTGACGCTCCGAGACGTGATGGCGGTCTCGGCCGCCCCCGACGATCCGGACCGCGTTCCCGACCGCAACGCACAGGAGTGGGTCGAGGGGTTCCCGCGGACGTTCCGCGCCGCCGAGTGGATCCGCGCCGACGAGGGGCCGCTGACCGATCGAGCCGCGCGCGCCTTCCTCGGCCTGCTCGCGGCCGAGCCCGACACGCTGGTCGCCGCGAGCCACGACCCGGAGACGGCCCGCGAGGCGAGCGCACGGGCCGCCGCCCTGCTCGGCGGAGCGGACGACGGCGGTTCCACGGGTCCCCTCGACCCGAGCGACGTCGACGCCGACGCCGTCCACGGGGCCGATCTCGACGCCGCCGAGGCGCTGGCGACGGCGTTCGTCGACGAGGGGATCAACCCCGGGACGACCGCGGACCTCACCTGCGCGGCGCTGTACGTCGCGCTCCGGCGCGGCGCGGAGGTGGCGCGGTGA
- a CDS encoding tripartite tricarboxylate transporter permease, translating to MDALVRPVVDPTFAAAALAFLCGGAALGTLSGLVPGLHANNFALLLAGLAPSVAADPLLVGVAMLGAGVVHSFLDIVPALALGVPDAATAVAALPGHRLVIAGRGREAIRLSAVGSGLAVALAVPLAVPITWIMMRGYPTVRAHLPLLLTGVVAFLVFTESSKEAAVGGFLAFLASAALGFATLDVDPAAPLDAGGVLAPLFAGLFGAPVLVDALGGEGVPPQADARITMAPRDLGVSAGAGSLAGAVVGYVPGVSAAIAAVAALPAVPREEGDRGFVVATSGANTANTIFALFALVALGTPRTGVTVAIDRAGVPFALPILLVAAGAAAACGFALVLLVGDAYLLVVGNADYTRLSIGVLALLAGVSFLFAGPFGVGVFAVAGALGLVPPRVGARRVHLMGVLIGPLIVG from the coding sequence ATGGACGCCCTCGTCCGCCCTGTCGTCGACCCGACGTTCGCGGCCGCCGCGCTCGCGTTCCTGTGCGGCGGCGCCGCGCTCGGCACGCTGAGCGGGCTCGTTCCGGGCCTCCACGCGAACAACTTCGCGCTGCTGCTCGCGGGGCTCGCCCCCTCGGTCGCCGCCGATCCGCTCCTCGTCGGCGTCGCGATGCTCGGCGCGGGCGTGGTCCACTCGTTCCTCGACATCGTCCCCGCGCTCGCGCTCGGCGTGCCCGACGCGGCGACGGCGGTCGCGGCGCTGCCGGGCCACCGGCTCGTGATCGCGGGCCGCGGCCGCGAGGCGATCCGGCTCTCGGCGGTCGGCTCCGGGCTGGCCGTCGCGCTCGCGGTCCCGCTCGCCGTGCCGATCACGTGGATCATGATGCGCGGGTATCCGACGGTGCGGGCGCACCTCCCGCTGCTCTTGACCGGCGTCGTCGCGTTCCTCGTGTTCACCGAGTCGTCGAAGGAGGCCGCAGTCGGCGGGTTTCTCGCGTTTCTCGCGAGCGCCGCGCTCGGGTTCGCAACCCTCGACGTCGATCCCGCGGCGCCGCTCGACGCCGGCGGCGTCCTCGCGCCGCTGTTCGCCGGACTGTTCGGCGCGCCCGTCCTCGTCGACGCGCTCGGGGGCGAGGGCGTCCCGCCGCAGGCCGACGCGCGGATCACGATGGCGCCCCGCGACCTCGGCGTGAGCGCCGGCGCCGGGTCGCTCGCGGGCGCGGTGGTCGGCTACGTCCCGGGCGTCTCCGCCGCCATCGCCGCCGTCGCCGCGCTGCCCGCGGTCCCGCGCGAGGAGGGCGACCGCGGATTCGTCGTCGCCACGAGCGGCGCCAACACGGCGAACACGATATTCGCGCTGTTCGCCCTCGTCGCGCTCGGCACGCCCCGGACGGGGGTCACTGTCGCTATCGACCGCGCCGGCGTCCCCTTCGCGCTCCCGATCCTCCTCGTCGCCGCGGGGGCCGCGGCGGCCTGCGGGTTCGCGCTCGTCCTCCTCGTCGGCGACGCCTACCTCCTCGTCGTCGGGAACGCGGATTACACCCGCCTCTCGATCGGCGTGTTGGCGCTGCTCGCCGGCGTCTCGTTCCTGTTCGCGGGACCGTTCGGCGTCGGGGTCTTCGCCGTCGCCGGCGCGCTGGGACTCGTCCCGCCCCGGGTCGGCGCCCGGCGGGTCCACCTGATGGGCGTGCTGATCGGTCCGCTGATCGTCGGGTGA
- a CDS encoding b(o/a)3-type cytochrome-c oxidase subunit 1, protein MSEAIEAEQSFVDKFPDEARIVRAALLSSFLALALGAIFGIIQTLHRTGVFRGIISSTDYYTSLTAHGVFLAISFTTFFLVGLFTWAVTRSLDRPLIDIRITWTWYAIMAVGMTMTGVSILAGFVPALDMSADVLFTFYAPLQAHPLFYAGLAVFIVGSWIAGADWFRTFLAWKRDHPDERIPLQTFMVLTTMAMWYIASSAVAASVLIFLLPWSLGFIDQVNPTLTRTLFWFFGHPVVYFWLMPAYLLWYTVLPKIAGGRLFSDPLARVVFVLFLLLSTPVGIHHQYLDPGIAEGFKFISMTNTMFLLLPSLLTAFTVVASVEYGARQRGGTGLLGWLTDLPWRKPEFTGMMLAGLMFAAGGFSGMVNAGMNINYMIHNTIWVPGHFHLTVGTAVALTFMAATYWIWPQISNKPIFSRSIGLFQVVLWFIGMALMSNAMHAQGIMGVPRRTAEPEYSGFDYPTMFGGFEELNIQIAIGGTLLFVSTVLFMANLVLTMGNPKVSGLAESLPPALSGPDDAPRVLDSLRLWVGIALTLVVLAYALPLAAIIQRGGLLGPGVGTYPVWLAPALDALAGAVTPVVGAVGEATASLVEVGR, encoded by the coding sequence ATGAGCGAGGCCATCGAAGCCGAGCAGTCGTTCGTCGACAAGTTCCCCGACGAGGCGCGGATCGTCCGCGCCGCGCTGCTCAGCTCCTTCCTCGCGCTGGCGCTCGGCGCGATCTTCGGGATCATCCAGACGCTCCACCGGACCGGGGTGTTCCGGGGGATCATCTCCTCGACCGACTACTACACGTCCCTCACCGCACACGGCGTGTTCCTGGCGATCAGCTTCACCACGTTCTTCCTCGTGGGACTGTTCACCTGGGCGGTGACGCGGAGCCTCGACCGACCGCTCATCGACATCCGGATCACGTGGACGTGGTACGCGATCATGGCGGTCGGCATGACGATGACCGGCGTCTCCATCCTCGCCGGCTTCGTCCCTGCCCTCGACATGAGCGCGGACGTCCTGTTCACCTTCTACGCCCCGCTGCAGGCGCACCCCCTGTTTTACGCGGGGCTCGCCGTCTTCATCGTCGGCTCCTGGATCGCCGGCGCCGACTGGTTCCGCACCTTCCTCGCCTGGAAGCGCGACCACCCCGACGAGCGCATCCCGCTCCAGACGTTCATGGTGCTGACCACCATGGCCATGTGGTACATCGCCTCCTCGGCCGTGGCCGCCTCCGTCCTCATCTTCCTCCTCCCGTGGTCGCTCGGCTTCATCGACCAGGTGAATCCCACGCTCACCCGGACGCTGTTCTGGTTCTTCGGCCACCCCGTCGTCTACTTCTGGCTCATGCCCGCCTACCTGCTGTGGTACACCGTCCTCCCGAAAATCGCCGGCGGACGCCTGTTCAGCGACCCGCTCGCGCGCGTCGTCTTCGTCCTGTTCCTCTTACTGTCGACCCCGGTCGGCATCCACCACCAGTACCTCGACCCCGGCATCGCCGAAGGGTTCAAATTCATCTCGATGACCAACACAATGTTCCTGCTGTTGCCGAGCCTGCTCACCGCGTTTACCGTCGTCGCGAGCGTCGAGTACGGCGCCCGCCAGCGCGGCGGCACCGGCCTCCTCGGCTGGCTCACCGACCTCCCGTGGCGCAAACCCGAGTTCACCGGCATGATGCTCGCGGGGCTGATGTTCGCCGCCGGCGGCTTCTCCGGCATGGTCAACGCCGGGATGAACATCAACTACATGATCCACAACACCATCTGGGTGCCGGGCCACTTCCACCTCACCGTCGGCACCGCCGTCGCGCTCACGTTCATGGCCGCCACCTACTGGATCTGGCCGCAGATCTCCAACAAGCCGATCTTCAGCCGATCGATCGGGCTGTTCCAGGTCGTCCTCTGGTTCATCGGCATGGCGCTGATGTCCAACGCGATGCACGCACAGGGAATCATGGGCGTGCCGCGCCGGACCGCCGAACCCGAGTACTCCGGCTTCGATTACCCGACGATGTTCGGCGGGTTCGAAGAGCTCAACATCCAGATCGCCATCGGCGGAACGCTGCTGTTCGTCTCGACGGTGCTGTTCATGGCCAACCTCGTGCTCACGATGGGGAACCCGAAGGTGTCGGGGCTCGCCGAGTCGCTGCCGCCGGCGCTGTCCGGCCCCGACGACGCCCCGCGCGTGCTCGACAGCCTCCGGCTGTGGGTGGGGATCGCGCTGACGCTCGTCGTGCTGGCGTACGCGCTCCCGCTGGCGGCGATCATTCAGCGCGGCGGCCTGCTCGGCCCGGGCGTGGGCACGTACCCGGTGTGGCTCGCACCGGCGCTCGACGCGCTCGCGGGCGCGGTGACCCCGGTGGTCGGCGCCGTCGGTGAGGCGACCGCCTCGCTCGTCGAGGTGGGCCGATGA